In the Drosophila takahashii strain IR98-3 E-12201 chromosome 3R, DtakHiC1v2, whole genome shotgun sequence genome, one interval contains:
- the LOC108061760 gene encoding uncharacterized protein yields the protein MLTFVEPIPTNDDLDLSDVTMNDMLNIERHLRAEREQIDKYEKTGGEKLQANITCRASQSPQQFLYTFYMQSLLYEAKEYALIKWSYMWLTKSNRRNYTFFEEEAKTDHEQRLDRIQTVMKDLIVTADRTVWSCDPKEHRLHVTYEMVTRFLQGFVANEVNLSTKGTCFNECADYKSTKFEGRSEIFSYARNTGCVGNVHDCRFVESDMKVCESDYTSDRRFEYIQFESGLVYGQTGSFHAVTDVESWHRWIFWRCSYCLCLCDDISDNSDRFFSLRTVVADVQSNRVVTGLRFVKHNRVLHLQIQEGELLPQGIIDASVKWKPVDKFEVSDENVKKDVDFHMLSFEKRFIDLDEVKVENQYVVTGLRFRVVGTHLNLEAQFSKFNFESGQLIEPTKNSFWKSGGSDQPRKQLHLKNPNVSTRSNSSVPLSSDNQYIEFTNTGFKEDAAQSTVPFIDIQDVTSDPPVPLSGIGIYYKGLDGNGGFLAPKLITYDFSPNVKLPTWAIQNSPDTKSSL from the exons ATGTTGACCTTTGTAGAGCCCATACCCACAAATGACGACTTAGATTTATCTGATGTGACGATGAATGACATGTTAAATATTGAGCGGCATTTAAGAGCAGAAAGAGAGCAAATAGACAAGTATGAAAAAACTGGCGGAGAGAAG ttGCAAGCCAATATAACCTGCAGAGCTTCGCAGTCGCCACAGCAATTCCTTTATACGTTCTATATGCAAAGCCTCCTGTACGAAGCGAAGGAATACGCCTTGATTAAGTGGTCCTATATGTGGCTAACTAAGTCGAACAGGCGGAATTACACCTTCTTTGAGGAAGAGGCTAAGACAGACCATGAACAAAGGTTGGATCGCATACAGACGGTGATGAAGGATCTTATAGTCACGGCGGATCGCACAGTTTGGAGCTGCGATCCAAAGGAGCACCGGTTGCACGTCACCTACGAAATGGTCACCCGCTTCCTGCAAGGATTCGTCGCTAATGAGGTGAATCTGAGCACAAAAGGCACATGTTTCAATGAATGCGCGGACTACAAATCTACTAAATTTGAGGGTCGCtcggaaatattttcctatgCCAGGAATACCGGGTGTGTTGGAAATGTTCACGACTGCCGCTTTGTGGAGTCCGATATGAAGGTGTGTGAGTCGGACTATACCTCCGATAGGCGATTCGAGTACATCCAGTTCGAAAGCGGACTTGTCTACGGCCAGACGGGCAGTTTCCACGCTGTTACCGATGTGGAAAGCTGGCATCGCTGGATTTTTTGGAGATGCAGCTACTGCCTGTGCTTGTGCGATGATATAAGCGACAACTCAGATCGGTTCTTTAGCCTAAGAACTGTGGTAGCCGATGTGCAGAGCAACAG AGTTGTGACGGGCCTTCGATTTGTAAAGCACAATCGCGTTTTGCATCTGCAAATCCAGGAGGGCGAACTCTTGCCACAAGGAATCATCGATGCAAGTGTAAAATGGAAACCAGTGGACAAGTTCGAAGTCTCTGACGAAAATGTGAAAAAGGACGTCGACTTTCACATGCTGAGCTTTGAAAAGCGTTTTATTGATCTGGACGAGGTGAAAGTGGAAAACCAATACGTGGTTACAGGGCTGCGATTCCGAGTAGTTGGAACCCACCTAAACTTGGAAGCCCAATTCAGTAAGTTTAACTTTGAGAGCGGCCAGTTAATTGAACCGACGAAGAACAGCTTCTGGAAGTCTGGAGGCAGTGATCAGCCAAG GAAACAATTGCACTTAAAGAATCCCAACGTGTCCACACGATCCAACTCTTCGGTACCTCTTTCAAGCGACAACCAGTACATTGAATTTACCAATACGGGATTCAAAGAGGATGCTGCCCAGAGCACAGTGCCTTTCATCGATATCCAGGACGTAACCTCGGACCCACCGGTACCGCTCTCGGGGATCGGTATATATTATAAGGGTCTCGATGGCAATGGCGGCTTCCTGGCTCCCAAACTCATCACCTACGACTTTTCGCCCAATGTCAAGTTGCCTACATGGGCGATTCAGAATTCGCCTGATACTAAATCGTCATTATAA
- the htl gene encoding fibroblast growth factor receptor homolog 1, translated as MAAGWSLRASRSTITMRSGSLFFLLILMALQVEGRRQMANSQEILLAGRQNRSLPIPSNPNNVNQTTELVDDGGADDDDVKVALPESVTSMPYWRNTKKMSKLHLRPSGSLLTFNCHALGNPEPNITWYRNGTAEPFTRGYGTIKRNRWTLTMEDLVPGDGGNYTCKVCNSLGCIRYISQLIVSDRVNHKPILMTGPANLTLEISESGGMDCKYLSDLTSKKAWIFVPCKGMYNCSSNRSIVAEDLDRLDFVNVTMEDEGWYTCVESNSLGQSNSTAYLRVVRSRSEVDHGVLATATLNSNSFMYIFVLGGFILITIMTTFFVFYAIRKMKHEKVLKQRIETVHQWTKKVILVHPEGGGDSSGSMDTLLVPVVKIKKQRTTVFQNGSEPAPFNEYEFPLDSNWELPRSQLVLGATLGEGAFGRVVMAEVNNAIVAVKMVKEGHTDDDISSLVREMEVMKIIGRHINIINLLGCCSQSGPLYVIVEFAPHGNLKDFLFKNRPFGRDQDRDSSQPPPSPPAHVITEKDLIKFAHQIARGMDYLASRRCIHRDLAARNVLVSDDYVLKIADFGLARDIQSTEYYRKNTNGRLPIKWMAPESLQEKFYDSKSDVWSYGILLWEIMTYGQQPYPTIMSAEELYAYLMSGQRMEKPAKCSMNIYILMRQCWHFNADDRPPFTEIVEYMDKLLQAKEDYLDVDIANLDTPPSTSDEEEEETDNLQKWCNY; from the coding sequence ATGGCTGCTGGCTGGAGTTTACGAGCCAGTCGCTCAACGATCACAATGAGAAGCGGATCGCTGTTCTTCCTTCTGATTTTAATGGCATTGCAAGTGGAAGGACGTCGCCAAATGGCCAACAGTCAGGAAATTCTGCTGGCAGGCAGGCAAAACAGAAGTCTTCCAATTCCCAGTAATCCCAATAATGTAAATCAAACGACCGAGCTAGTGGACGATGGCGGTGCGGATGATGATGACGTCAAGGTGGCTCTGCCGGAAAGTGTCACCTCGATGCCCTATTGGCGGAACACCAAGAAGATGAGTAAGCTGCACTTGCGACCCTCTGGCTCGCTGCTCACCTTCAATTGCCATGCCCTAGGCAATCCGGAGCCCAATATCACGTGGTATCGCAACGGCACCGCCGAACCCTTCACCCGCGGCTATGGAACCATCAAGCGGAATCGCTGGACCCTGACCATGGAGGATCTGGTGCCCGGTGATGGGGGAAACTACACCTGCAAGGTGTGCAACTCCCTCGGTTGCATTCGCTACATTTCGCAGCTGATCGTTAGCGATCGAGTTAATCATAAACCCATCCTGATGACCGGACCCGCGAATCTCACACTCGAAATAAGCGAGAGCGGGGGCATGGACTGCAAATATCTATCGGATTTGACCAGTAAGAAAGCCTGGATCTTTGTGCCCTGCAAGGGGATGTACAACTGTTCGAGCAACCGATCGATCGTAGCCGAGGATCTGGATCGGCTGGACTTTGTGAACGTGACGATGGAGGACGAGGGCTGGTACACCTGCGTCGAGAGCAACAGTCTGGGCCAATCGAATAGCACCGCCTATCTGCGAGTGGTGCGAAGTCGGTCAGAAGTGGATCACGGTGTGCTGGCCACAGCCACTCTCAATTCGAACAGCTTCATGTACATCTTCGTCCTGGGTGGCTTCATTCTCATCACCATCATGACCACCTTCTTTGTCTTCTACGCCATTCGCAAGATGAAGCATGAAAAGGTGCTGAAGCAGCGCATCGAGACCGTCCACCAGTGGACCAAGAAGGTGATCTTGGTTCATCCCGAGGGCGGCGGAGATTCCAGCGGTTCCATGGACACCTTACTAGTGCCGGTGGTGAAGATCAAGAAGCAGCGCACCACCGTTTTCCAGAATGGCTCCGAACCGGCTCCCTTCAATGAGTACGAGTTCCCGCTGGACTCCAATTGGGAGCTGCCCAGGAGTCAGCTCGTGTTGGGCGCCACTTTGGGCGAAGGTGCCTTCGGTCGAGTTGTCATGGCGGAGGTGAACAATGCCATTGTGGCCGTGAAAATGGTGAAGGAGGGCCACACGGACGACGACATCTCCAGCTTGGTGCGCGAAATGGAGGTGATGAAGATCATCGGGCGGCACATCAATATCATCAATCTGTTGGGCTGCTGCAGCCAAAGTGGACCACTCTATGTGATCGTCGAGTTTGCACCGCACGGCAATCTGAAGGACTTTCTCTTCAAGAATCGACCCTTTGGCCGGGATCAGGATAGGGACAGTTCACAGCCGCCGCCATCGCCGCCGGCCCATGTGATCACCGAAAAGGATCTGATCAAGTTTGCCCACCAAATCGCCAGGGGCATGGACTATCTGGCCTCGCGGCGATGCATCCACCGGGATTTGGCTGCCCGGAATGTGCTCGTCAGCGATGATTATGTGCTGAAGATAGCTGACTTCGGTTTGGCCAGGGATATTCAGAGCACCGAATACTACAGGAAGAACACGAATGGCAGGCTGCCGATCAAGTGGATGGCACCGGAATCGCTGCAGGAGAAATTCTACGATTCGAAGAGCGATGTCTGGTCTTATGGCATATTGCTGTGGGAGATCATGACTTATGGACAACAGCCATATCCAACTATCATGTCCGCCGAGGAGCTCTACGCCTATCTGATGTCCGGCCAGCGGATGGAGAAGCCGGCAAAGTGCTCCATGAACATCTACATACTCATGCGACAATGCTGGCACTTCAATGCCGACGATCGGCCGCCTTTCACGGAAATCGTGGAGTATATGGACAAGCTGCTGCAGGCGAAGGAGGATTATCTGGACGTGGATATCGCCAATCTGGATACGCCGCCCTCGACaagcgacgaggaggaggaggagacggACAACCTGCAAAAGTGGTGTAATTACTAA
- the LOC138913421 gene encoding uncharacterized protein — MSMNDILNIERHYKEERDQIDKYEKIFNRFQYIRFPACVVDTQTDLAKLFRTRYEKTRDIVSNLTQDYDSLQSNSNRSGSGKLLNDLAFKQYLIYSGLDLKIEILRLFKDTRFKTCLAKELAKANQEQANKTCRASQSPQQFLYTLFMQNVLYEAKQYALTKWSYIVRAKSEFLDYIFFKKDAKESHENLLDLMETVTKDLMVTADRTVWRCDPKDHQLGVTYEKVTRLLQGYIANEFDLSKEQTCERECPDYKFSKDEGYSDSPFSSRHTRCSGNVYDCRFVESDMKVCESDSTSDRRYEYIQFESGLVYGQKGTSRAVTNVESWHRWIFYRCSYCLCLCDDISPNSDRFFSLRPVVADVERNRVVTGVRFVKRNRVFHLQIQEGDLLPQGVINQTEWKPVDSFDVSSKDVKKDVDFHMLTYEKRSIDLDEVKVKNKSVVTGLRFRVDGTHLNLEVQFTEFDFESGQLIEPTKKSFWKSGGSDQPRNKLLLKNPNVSTQSNSSVPLSSDNQYIDFTNTGFKEDAAQSTVPFIDIQDVTSDPPVPLSGIGIYYKGLDGYGGFLGPKLITYDFSPYVKMPTWAIQGS, encoded by the exons ATGTCGATGAATGACATATTGAATATTGAGCGACATTACAAAGAAGAAAGAGACCAGATAGATAAGTATGAAAAGATTTTCAACCGATTTCAGTACATACGTTTTCCAGCATGTGTCGTGGATACACAAACCGATTTAGCAAAATTATTTCGGACGAGGTATGAAAAGACGAGGGATATCGTGAGCAACCTAACACAGGACTACGATAGTTTACAATCAAACAGTAACCGAAGCGGTAGTGGTAAATTACTGAATGATTTGGCTTTCAAgcagtatttaatatattcggggcttgatttaaaaatcgaaatccTTCGGCTTTTCAAAGATACTCGATTTAAGACGTGTTTGGCTAAAGAATTGGCAAAAGCCAATCAG GAGCAAGCCAATAAAACCTGCCGAGCTTCTCAGTCACCCCAGCAATTCCTCTACACGCTCTTTATGCAAAACGTTTTATACGAAGCGAAGCAATACGCCTTGACTAAGTGGTCCTATATAGTGCGAGCTAAGTCGGAATTTCTGGACtatattttcttcaaaaaagATGCTAAGGAGAGTCATGAGAATTTGTTAGATCTCATGGAGACGGTTACCAAGGATCTTATGGTCACCGCGGATCGCACAGTTTGGCGCTGCGATCCAAAGGATCACCAGCTAGGGGTAACCTACGAGAAGGTCACCCGCCTTCTGCAAGGATACATCGCTAATGAGTTTGATCTAAGCAAGGAACAAACATGCGAACGCGAATGCCCTGACTACAAATTCTCGAAAGATGAGGGTTACTCCGACAGTCCCTTTTCGTCCAGACACACCAGATGCTCTGGTAACGTCTATGACTGCCGTTTTGTGGAGTCCGATATGAAGGTGTGTGAGTCGGACTCCACCTCCGATAGGCGATACGAGTACATCCAGTTCGAAAGCGGACTTGTCTACGGCCAGAAGGGCACTTCCCGCGCTGTTACCAATGTGGAAAGCTGGCATCGCTGGATTTTCTACAGATGCAGCTACTGCCTGTGCTTGTGCGATGATATAAGCCCCAACTCAGATCGGTTCTTCAGCCTGAGACCTGTGGTAGCTGACGTTGAGCGCAACAG AGTCGTTACGGGGGTGCGATTCGTAAAGCGCAATCGAGTTTTCCACCTGCAAATCCAGGAGGGTGACCTCTTGCCACAAGGAGTAATTAACCAGACCGAGTGGAAGCCCGTAGACTCATTTGATGTTTCCAGCAAGGATGTGAAAAAGGACGTTGACTTTCACATGCTAACCTATGAAAAGCGTTCCATCGATCTGGACgaggtgaaagtaaaaaacaaaagcgtgGTTACCGGTCTGCGTTTCCGAGTGGATGGCACCCATCTTAATTTGGAGGTCCAATTTACTGAATTTGACTTTGAGAGCGGCCAGTTAATTGAGCCGACGAAGAAAAGCTTCTGGAAGTCTGGAGGCAGCGATCAACCAAg GAATAAATTGCTCTTAAAGAATCCAAACGTGTCCACACAATCCAACTCTTCGGTTCCTCTTTCAAGCGACAACCAGTACATTGATTTTACCAATACCGGATTCAAAGAGGATGCTGCTCAGAGCACAGTGCCCTTTATCGATATCCAGGACGTAACTTCGGACCCACCGGTACCTCTCTCGGGGATCGGTATATACTATAAGGGCCTCGATGGATATGGCGGCTTCCTTGGACCCAAACTCATCACCTACGACTTCTCGCCCTACGTCAAGATGCCCACATGGGCGATTCAGGGCTCGTAA
- the LOC108061755 gene encoding another transcription unit protein: MTVQKLLSNSCQRKLSFPFFWSLQDGRRDLNLSSNQSKKIFTMGQHPKYRELQAGEKSDGNNAGFYNRHERRDSSSSAGEAGSLNSRQLPEASPTDDASSDGSPVYDEEAPQDSPVHPIDEELPKMLADKLTVEFKATLPADSDLLDEQPLILKMPHFIKVESKAYDPQNFKNAMTREDLKDEQARDDFINRLKTTVRWRMGPNNEMESNARIVRWSDGSETFHVGGEAFDIVHHPVTNDQSHLYVRHGSYYQPQGLIKDKLTLRPKLDSVFGQSHVQGLRNRAVNKPKTGGVKVLTDMGADPVQDRERRVKEEMAQLRREEREERDKRRYPQLNRRKPSVLPTPHCSTPNDWEDGNYTQSVSSVNSNTLYEQENYASVDEFDEDDRPSSSTLKPKKVPQSNSNEGLLIGGAKRKTKPVVYSSSDEF; the protein is encoded by the exons ATGACAGTGCAGAAATTACTGTCCAATTCGTGTCAAAGAAAACTTTCTTTCCCCTTTTTCTGGTCATTACAGGACGGTCGCCGAGACTTAAACTTATCTTCCaaccaaagcaaaaaaatcttTACTATGGGACAACATCCTAAATATCGTGAGCTCCAAG CCGGCGAGAAAAGTGACGGAAATAATGCTGGCTTTTATAATCG ACATGAAAGAAGGGACTCGTCCTCAAGCGCCGGCGAAGCAGGCAGTCTAAACAGTCGCCAGCTTCCAGAAGCTTCGCCGACTGATGATGCCAGCTCCGATGGATCTCCAGTATATGACGAAGAAGCTCCCCAGGATTCTCCAGTCCACCCCATTGATGAAGAGCTCCCCAAAATGTTAGCGGACAAGTTGACGGTGGAGTTCAAGGCAACCCTGCCAGCCGACAGTGACCTTCTCGATGAGCAACCGCTGATCCTGAAAATGCCCCATTTCATAAAAGTGGAATCCAAGGCTTATGATCCTCAAAACTTCAAGAATGCCATGACTCGAGAGGATTTGAAGGACGAACAGGCACGCGACGACTTCATTAATCGCTTGAAGACAACAGTGAGATGGCGAATGGGCCCGAATAATGAAATGGAGTCGAATGCGAGGATTGTTCGCTGGTCCGATGGCAGCGAAACCTTCCATGTGGGCGGCGAGGCCTTTGACATAGTGCACCATCCGGTGACCAACGACCAGAGTCACTTGTATGTCCGCCACGGTAGCTATTACCAGCCCCAGGGGCTCATAAAAGACAAACTGACCCTGCGTCCCAAGCTGGACTCAGTCTTCGGACAGAGTCATGTCCAGGGATTGCGTAATCGCGCAGTGAATAAACCGAAAACGGGAGGCGTGAAGGTGCTAACGGACATGGGGGCTGATCCTGTGCAGGATCGTGAGCGTCGCGTCAAGGAGGAAATGGCCCAACTGCGACGTGAGGAGCGTGAGGAGCGTGACAAGCGCCGCTACCCTCAGTTGAATCGGCGAAAGCCGTCTGTTCTGCCCACGCCTCACTGTAGCACCCCCAACGATTGGGAGGATGGGAACTACACCCAATCCGTAAGCTCTGTAAATTCTAATACATTGTACGAGCAGGAAAATTATGCCAGTGTAGATGAGTTTGATGAGGACGATAGACCCTCGAGCAGCACTTTGAAGCCCAAGAAAGTTCCCCAATCAAATTCCAACGAGGGTCTCCTGATCGGAGGAGCAAAACGCAAGACCAAGCCTGTAGTATATTCAAGCTCAgatgaattttaa
- the LOC108061868 gene encoding tubulin alpha chain, producing the protein MSGKGEIIQIHIGQAGVQIANACWELFCLEHGIMANGRLAQTPVDDSFLTFFEFTSSQPCVQPRLVMIDTEPTVIDEIRTGSYRNLFHPDTLISGKDDSGSNFARGYNLMASELLDRSMNAIRRVADRCRNLRGFLVFRAIGGGSGSGLGTRIMERLVDDFGKKMTVVEFLVYPSPSISPVIVEPYNALLAAHFSMDCTDVSFIVDNEALYDICANTLNVPAPTYTNLNRIIGQVVSSFTASQRFGGGSTVSFQELQTNLVPYPRIHYPLINYAPLVPISHSQFVNMSTAQLTGQCFQMSNQMVRCNPSHGKYMASVLLYRGDIAPNEINTALENIKRNRSFRFVDWSPTGFKIGVSPMPPYYVPGGDLAPTNRACVAISNNTNIRIAWCRLVNKFDKLYQRRAFVYHYVGEGLEEGNFNEASENICQLVHDYLEVDASAPTSRRDSDPDEE; encoded by the exons ATGTCCGGAAAGGGGGAGATCATTCAGATCCACATCGGCCAGGCCGGTGTGCAGATAGCCAACGCATGTTGGGAGCTCTTTTGCCTGGAGCATGGGATTATGGCCAACGGAAGACTAGCGCAAACACCCGTGGACGACTCATTCCTGACGTTCTTCGAGTTCACCAGCAGTCAACCATGCGTGCAGCCGCGACTTGTTATGATCGACACGGAACCCACAGTTATAG ATGAAATTCGCACAGGTTCCTACCGCAATCTCTTTCATCCGGACACTTTGATCTCGGGCAAGGACGATAGTGGCAGTAACTTTGCCCGGGGCTACAATTTGATGGCCAGCGAGTTGCTGGATCGCTCCATGAATGCCATTCGTCGGGTGGCCGATCGTTGCCGGAACCTCAGGGGTTTCCTGGTCTTCCGGGCGATTGGCGGGGGTTCCGGTTCTGGTTTGGGCACCCGCATCATGGAGAGACTCGTAGACGACTTTGGCAAGAAGATGACCGTTGTGGAATTCCTGGTCTATCCCTCGCCTTC GATCTCCCCGGTTATCGTGGAGCCGTACAATGCCCTGCTGGCTGCCCATTTCTCAATGGACTGCACCGATGTCTCGTTTATAGTGGACAACGAGGCGCTGTACGACATCTGTGCGAATACGCTCAATGTCCCGGCACCCACATACACGAATCTGAATAGGATAATCGGACAGGTTGTCTCCAGCTTTACGGCCTCACAGCGTTTTGGCGGCGGATCGACCGTGAGTTTCCAGGAGCTGCAGACGAACCTCGTGCCATACCCTCGAATCCACTATCCGCTGATCAACTACGCACCGTTGGTACCCATTTCGCACTCGCAGTTTGTCAACATGTCGACGGCCCAGCTGACGGGACAGTGCTTCCAGATGAGCAACCAGATGGTGCGCTGCAATCCCAGTCATGGCAAGTACATGGCCAGTGTGCTCCTCTACCGCGGGGACATCGCGCCCAATGAGATCAACACGGCGCTGGAGAACATCAAGAGGAACAGGTCTTTCAGATTCGTCGACTGGTCGCCCACGGGCTTCAAGATCGGCGTGAGCCCCATGCCGCCGTATTATGTCCCTGGCGGGGATCTGGCGCCCACCAATCGCGCCTGCGTGGCCATCTCGAACAACACGAACATCCGGATCGCCTGGTGCCGCCTGGTCAACAAGTTCGACAAGCTCTATCAGCGGCGGGCCTTCGTCTACCACTATGTGGGCGAGGGGCTCGAGGAGGGCAACTTCAACGAGGCCTCCGAGAATATCTGCCAGCTGGTGCACGATTATCTGGAGGTGGATGCCTCGGCCCCAACATCGCGGCGCGATTCCGATCCGGACGAAGAGTGA
- the LOC123003047 gene encoding LOW QUALITY PROTEIN: uncharacterized protein (The sequence of the model RefSeq protein was modified relative to this genomic sequence to represent the inferred CDS: substituted 2 bases at 2 genomic stop codons) has translation MGFYWDFYTFGHPNLIEKLARANQQATITCRASQSPQQFLYTFFMQSVLYQAKKYALVKWSYMVRAKSEWSDHIYYKKDAEENHAEILDTMEKVMKNLIVTADRKVWRCDPKDHQLGVTYEKVTRLLQGYIANEFDLSKEQTCERECPDYKFSRDEGYSDSPFSSRHTRCSGNVYDCRFVESDMKVCESDSTSDRRYEYIQFESGLVYGQKGTSRAVTNVESWHRWIFYRCSYCLCLCDDISPNSDRFFSLRPVVADVERNRVVTGVRFVKRKRVFHLQIQEGDLLPQGVINQTEWKPVDSFDVSSKDVKKDVDFHMLTYEKRSIDLDEVKVKNKSVVTGLRFRVDGTHLNLEVQFTEFNYESGQLIEPTKNSFWKSGGSDQPRXILKIYXFYNIYSSISIFSRNKLLLKDPNVSTQSNSSLPLSSDNQYIEFTNTGFKEDAAQSTVPFIDIQDVISDPPVPLSGIGIYYKGIDGYGGFLGPKLITYDFSPHFKMPTWAIQNSPEKKST, from the exons ATGGGATTCTATTGGGATTTCTACACTTTTGGACATCcgaatttgattgaaaaactGGCAAGAGCCAATCAGCAAGCCACAATAACCTGCAGAGCTTCGCAGTCGCCCCAGCAATTCCTCTATACGTTCTTCATGCAAAGCGTTCTATACCAAGCGAAGAAGTACGCCTTGGTGAAGTGGTCCTACATGGTGCGAGCTAAGTCGGAATGGAGTGATCatatttactataaaaaagACGCTGAAGAAAATCATGCTGAAATTTTGGATACCATGGAGAAGGTTATGAAGAATCTTATAGTCACAGCAGACCGCAAGGTTTGGCGCTGCGATCCAAAGGACCACCAGCTGGGAGTAACCTACGAGAAAGTCACTCGCCTTCTGCAAGGATACATCGCCAATGAGTTTGATCTAAGCAAGGAACAAACATGCGAACGCGAATGCCCTGACTACAAATTCTCGAGAGATGAGGGTTACTCCGACAGTCCCTTTTCGTCCAGACACACCAGATGCTCTGGTAACGTCTATGACTGCCGTTTTGTGGAGTCCGATATGAAGGTGTGTGAGTCGGACTCCACCTCCGATAGGCGATACGAGTACATCCAGTTCGAAAGCGGACTTGTCTACGGCCAGAAGGGCACTTCCCGCGCTGTTACCAATGTGGAAAGCTGGCATCGCTGGATTTTCTACAGGTGCAGCTACTGCCTGTGCTTGTGCGATGATATAAGCCCCAATTCAGATCGGTTCTTCAGCCTGAGACCAGTGGTAGCTGACGTGGAGCGCAACAG AGTCGTTACGGGGGTGCGATTTGTAAAGCGCAAACGAGTTTTCCACCTGCAAATCCAAGAAGGTGACCTCTTGCCACAAGGAGTCATTAACCAGACCGAGTGGAAGCCCGTAGACTCATTCGATGTTTCCAGCAAGGATGTGAAAAAGGACGTTGACTTTCACATGCTAACCTATGAAAAGCGTTCCATCGATCTGGAcgaggtgaaagtgaaaaacaaaAGCGTGGTTACCGGTCTGCGTTTCCGAGTGGATGGCACCCATCTTAATTTGGAGGTCCAATTTACTGAATTTAACTATGAGAGCGGCCAGTTAATTGAGCCGACTAAAAACAGCTTCTGGAAGTCAGGCGGCAGCGATCAACCAAggtaaattttgaaaatatattgattctataatatttattcctcAATCTCCATTTTTTCTAGGAATAAATTGCTCTTAAAGGATCCAAACGTGTCTACACAATCCAACTCTTCGCTTCCCCTTTCAAGCGACAACCAGTACATTGAATTTACCAATACCGGATTCAAAGAGGATGCTGCTCAGAGCACAGTGCCCTTCATCGATATCCAGGACGTAATCTCGGACCCACCGGTACCTCTCTCGGGGATCGGTATATACTATAAGGGCATCGATGGCTATGGTGGCTTCCTGGGCCCCAAACTGATCACCTACGACTTCTCGCCCCACTTCAAAATGCCCACATGGGCGATTCAGAATTCGCCAGAGAAAAAATCGACATAA